The following nucleotide sequence is from Sander vitreus isolate 19-12246 chromosome 11, sanVit1, whole genome shotgun sequence.
CTTTTTGTTTAACTGGACTAATGTAGATTCTTTTAATGTTGTGGTTTTTGAGTATTAAGTTATTGTCCTTTGCAGGCTGGTCTGATAGAAACAAACGGAGAGCTGAAGGTTTTCATCGATCAGAATCTGAGCCCTAGCAAAGGTATATATTACTAGTAATTGCATTTGCACGGTGcacattttttctttacattaacATCACAGTGTCCTGACTGCAGCTTTTTGCTAACATTTCACTTCCAACTACTAATATAAATCATTGTGGAATGTTTTCAGTTCATTTAATGTTGTAAAAGTTAAGTCTTAACTTCTTACctatctaaatatatatatatatatatagttttaacCAATTACAGCTTTGTCTTTACTTCGACAAAAGGACGCCAACACCAGCGATTTAGTCCTGAGTCGGCCATCCGTCAGATCAGATGTGTCCAACAATAGTGGTGGACGTTACATACAGTCTAGTTTAATTGGTTGCCTGTCCCACAAAGGAAAAAATGTTTCTTCAGGTGTAGGCCTATCTGCTTGTAGGGGGAAATGGCGTATCAATCAAGAGTTCTACTCATTACTGATCTTATCATGTCTCCTATTAGGTGTACTATCTTTGGTTACTGTCCAGCCTACAGCTGCCCCCGTGGCCAAACAGCTACTACCCAAAACTCTTGGGCCATCCAATGTGAACATTGCTGCACACATGCAACATGTGCCACACATGGTGAGTGATGCTCCCCCCATGAACTACCATACTATATGGTCTTATGATGTCCGATTTCTGTGAGAGTTTAGAACCTCTCTATATGTGAGTTTAgaatctctctctatctatctatctatctatctatctatatatatatatatatatatatatatatatatatatatatatatatatatatatatatatatatatatatatatatatatatatatatatataaaaaaaatattaggtTTCTAAATTGGCAGTGACCAGCAGATGCATTTGTGTATAGATTTGTTAGCTGGGTTTCTCTGCTGTGTCTTACCGTTGTGTAAGCCCCTCCATTATCATTGTGAGATGACCGGGCGGAGGTAGGTGGAGGCAGCTGATCCTAAGCTTAACAACTCTATAGTCAGCAGGATTACATCCATCATCCCATTATGTACATGGAATGTATACATAACGGAAATCAGCTTAGATATCACCTGTGAAGGAATGAAGCCTCATATTACTATTAAGGATGCAAatgttaaccttttttttttcttctaattatCATCATTGATTACTCAATTAAGTCTTAAATACTAAATGTGTTGTTTCACCattaaaactttatttaaacaattGACAGTTGCTATCTTTGCAACACAATCCAAATATATTGGgcatttgaaaaataatgtgaattaaaaagacatttgttaagtcacaaattaaatgaaaaggaCAAAATCATTATTCTAGTTTGTACTGAGAGTAATAACATGCACCTTTTCTAATGGCATGAGCTCAGTCCATACTGGCCTACAACACATGAGCAATAACTCTTGAATACCACCGAGCCACAAGTCGATAACCACTGtgctttaatattttcttttgctctgTCCTTCTGTAGGTGATAGGAACACCCCAGAGACCTACAGTATCCAATACCATTTTGGTAAACAGTCCACATACACCCAGTTCCCAGTTCCTCACTCAGAGTCAACCATCAGACGCCTCTCCATGGTCATCAGGGTAAGTCTTCAAAAGGTTCTTAAGTTTGAGTAAGCTTTGAACATCATTGTGGATCTCTGTGGAGATTCAATTAAGTTTTTTAGCTTTATCGGGCCTGATATCGcggattaaaaatgaaaatgcacgAGTGTGACATACTAATAATTGTGTTTAATGTGAAAATTTAGTGACGTGGGGGATCTGTTCTGTCCACAGAAAACGTGGTAAGAAAGGGGAAAAGAACGGGAAGGGCTTGAGGCATTTCTCCATGAAAGTGTGTGAGAAGGTGCAGAAGAAAGGAGTAACCACCTACAATGAAGTGGCAGATGAACTGGTTGCAGAATTCAGCTCTGCAGAGAGCCACATGTCACCCAATGACGCAGTGAGTGCTGCAGTTGCAGGACGTTTTCTCATAATATAGTGCTATATTTATTAGATTATCTAACGTATaacaatttatacatttttgttcatattttgaatcttgtttttttcatttttagcaTGTGTATGACCAGAAGAACATTCGGCGGCGTGTGTACGATGCACTTAATGTGCTTATGGCCATGAACATTATCTctaaagagaagaaagaaatcaAATGGATTGGCCTTCCCACCAACTCAGCGCAAGAGTGCCAAAACCTAGAGGTAGAAACACAGTGAAGACCGTTCTCACAATAGCTAGTTTCGGAGAGATCTTGCCTTTTTTACCCATGTTATAATTCTTCACCGTTATTCCTTTATTTCAACTGCAGGTGGAGAGACAAAGGCGGCTGGAGAGGATTAAGCAGAAACAATCACAGCTTCAGGAGCTCATACTGCAGGTGGGAATGAACTGAGTGTTTGCACTTTATCAGGGGGGTCTTCACTCGTATCCTCCATAGCTACGATGTCAGTTCTGCTGAAGGTGATTGTTCATGCATACCTTCTCCTCATGGCGTTTGTGAGTGCAAGAATGTAAACTCAATGGCTATTTTATTATGTACACCTGCAATCCAAATAGCAGCTCTGCCATATATTCTACCTTTTTTTATAGTGAGTTTTTCTAATATTCTGTTCCCCTCAGGTATGTAAATAGGGAggacaaaaatatagaaatacCTCTCACTATAATGCAATCCAGTTCAGCAACACTGCAAACTATGAACTCAATAATAAATGTATAGTTAAATTTATACCTCTCTGACAGTGTCAATCAAAACTGAACATGATTACCTTTTGTAACAATAGATATGTTTTGGGTTGtattagtgtgtttgtgtgtatatacgaTTACTTGAGGTATATAAGAAATGCACAATGCAGCTTGATAATGTTGAAGCACAAACcagctagcctagaaatctagacgcaccctagcatcagcaaatgtaatttacagcCAGGGTTAGTCTAGCAACTCTTCGTTGGCTTGTGAGCTGTAaacgaacagcggtctttcggaccggctttggccgcgactctggaagacttggagttaagcactgaagtcattctttaaaaaggaagatgtgttcggagttttgccgaccggatacggcaaaagtttaatctatcaactagcgttgctctggttggctacgAGTgcagaatttgaaagacaaccgtttatcccgcccctcggattgaaccctgccaatggtgagttcccagacccaacatcttgatgtgggtctggcttgtcaggctacaaaCCAGCTGCTTTGCTGGAGACATTTACAGCGCTACTGAACAACACAGGAGTATAAATCCAGCCAAAGCATAGCTGAAGAATTTTGCAGAAATGTTGAATATGTTGTTTATCTAAGCTCTCTGTATCGGCTTCAAATTTTTCATCATGTCTTTCAGCAAATAGCTTTTAAGAACCTGGTTCAAcggaacagacagacagagcagcaggcaAACAGACCTCCACCTCCCAACTCCATCATCCACCTCCCCTTTATTATTGTCAACACCAGCAAGAAAACTGTCATCGACTGCAGCATCTCAAATGACAAGTAAGTGATTCGGCTAGCCTTTATTTGCTTGTGTTCTTTGAATTATTAGCACAAGTTGGCAAGTTCTGTTTACCTGTGAATTAAACAAAACCAGGCACCCACACTTTTTTCTGCACCCCTGTACGAAGACACGTGAGGAAATTGTAACCCCTAAGGCCTTTGATTGTTTcaggtagggctgcacaattaatcgaattTTGATCACggttttggcttcccacgatcaaattcacgtgatcgagcgatatttaaaatgcttcattccgttcatagaacgctctgtatcaaaTTCTCCTctcaaagctccgtaaaccactgtctgatcacgtgcctccatgagccaatcagagttgttccctgcactgcgcagcttagtttagatgtagacagtcacagaggacagagtaacgtgaggaaaattccacaacagataggagtcggtcataagtcgtcacAGGGTGTACcggtttaccagtaaacgcaacattttgccccgtctgtgttgtttttcagacaacagcagtaaCCAtggtgctagtttgagtcttttagctcatagctttagcggcagactgttgtacgtcccgctacacgctcacactacaccgtttagctgtcagtattttagctgtgtttacaactgtagctaatggtaggctaacgttagctgctgtgtaacgtgttattagtgtttactagcgtgtcATGACATGcagtgatgtttctgttgcctctaactagggctgcaactaacgattattttcatagtcgattaatctgttgattattttctcgattattcgattagttgtttggtctataaaatatcagaaaattgtgaaaatgtgtttcccaaaaagcccaaaatgacgtcctcaattgtcttgttttgtccacaactcaaatatattcagtttactgtcagagaggagagaagaaactagaaattattcacatttaagaagttgGAATcgaagaatttttacttttgtcttaaacaatgactcaaaccgactaatcgattatcaaaatagttggcgattaatttaagagttgacaactaatcgattaatctttgcagctctacctctaacgtctgttttggagcatcggagcgcaacgcagacatttaagtggcaccgtaatccgcgttgctattccgtccggtagataccggacaccggtgccctattggcaccggattttaacatgcgccgttaacatgaacagaaaattgcgttgcctctatcttttcacggcaaacgtgcatgtttggaaagcggtcgcacaacagcggaaatggcatactccttaatagtatccttcaacaacggaggaatgtagcacaatatggatgtgaaagcagttataattatgtgacaataaaattagttttggttaaaatcaacaaataatcgtgataattaatcgggatcaatatattgatcaaaataatcgtgattatcattttggccataatcgtgcagccctagtttcagGGTAACCCACAAAATCTGGAGAAACAAGTAGTTAAAAAATCCTCTGGAGTCGGCACTGTAGAGACAGCAGAGAAATCCGCCGTTTTAATGAGACCATATAACAATTGTTGCCCATCcagaagctttttttaaatcatcgtGGAATTatgtaacataaataaataattatgaatCCAAAAATCAACTTGCGTTTGCTTCGCGACCTTTGGaccgatgtgtgtgtgtgagagagagatttggCTTATTGATGTCAAATAGCAGACAGATAATACATTGAAGTTGACACAACTAactttttggataaaagcgtatGGACTtttatgggggaaaaaaacctaTAGTTTTTACTTTCTTAGTTTCAGAGTTTATTTCTATTTCCCCTGATCGCCACACCTagaagaacatttttttaaaaagccaatAGTCTTGGCCATTATTGttttgtgtgatttcaatacatttctgtgagatttTATTAcgtttagtcttttcttttttctttatagtCATTTAACAATATATACGTTCATGTGACATCCTTGCAGCATGCATATCCTGATAGCCCAGGTTCTGCTGAAATAAATGATATATAACTTGATTGTCTATAACTTGATTGTGCATAACAGGGTTGAGGTTatacaagcattattacacaaggagacCAGGCGAACAGAAGATGGGGGGGGCGGGGGCTTAGACCTCTGAGGGTTAATGATTTcttcttaaggccctgacaagtttatatatatatattttttttttttaccaatgattcacctaaattccgtcctggtcgtggaacgaCGAATcagatcttcactctcgcaaggatcctggagggagcctgggagtatgcccaccCGGtctatgtgttttgtggatctggagaaggcgtatgaccgggtccaccgggagatactgtgggagggttaggggtgagggggtcccttctcagggccatccagtctctgtatgaccaaagcgagagctgtgtccgggttctcggcagtaagtcagactcgtttcaggtgagagttggcctccgccagggctgcgctttgtcacccatcctgtttgtagtatttatggacaggatatcgaggcgtagtcggggtggagaggggttgcagttcggtgggctggggatctcatcgctgctttttgcagacgatgttgtcctgatggcatcatcggcctgtgaccttcagcactcactggatcggttcacagccgagtttgaagcggctgggatgaggatcagcacctctaaatcggaggtcatggttctcagcaggaaaccgatggagtgccttctccaggtagggaatgagtccttaccccaagtgaaggagttcaagtaccttggggtcttgttcgcgagtgaggggacaatggagcgggagattggttggagaatcggcgcagcgggagCGGTATTAcgttcaatttatcgcaccgttgtgacgaaaagagagctgagccagaaggcaaagctctcggtctactggtcagtttttgttcctaccctcacctatggtcatgaaggctgggtcatgaccgaaagaacaagatccagggtacaagcggccgaaatgggtttcctcaggagagtggctgctgtctcccttagagatagggtgagaagctcagttatctgtgaggagctcggagtagagccgctgctccttcgcgtctagagaatgtgtgacgtgcaccaacaacaccaaaacaaattccttgtacgtgttaaaaaacgtacatggcaataaaacccattctgaaaggagccagttgaggtggttcgggcatctggtaaggatgccccctgggcgcctccctagggaggtgttccaggcacgtccagctgggaggaggcctcggggaagacccaggactaggtggagggattatatctccaacctggcctgggaacgcctcgggatcccccagtcggagctggttgatgtggctcgggaaagggaagtttggggtcccctgctggagctgctccccccgcgacccgacaccggataagcggacgaagatggatggattcacctaaatattttctgttcataCGGTACCACTCACGGCGACTATATCATATCCGTTACCAGCAAAAccgagcgaaagcagaaaatgctgaaaatatgtatgttgtatgtatgttatgtacttcaaataaatgtcagactgactgacatgtgatgtgcattgaaaacaattagtttttagaaatgtcttatgatatattgtctctagaagtgtattattcaacttttgtttttgttagaggGAGAGGAAAATACTCAATATTATCGGAACattacttctagaatcgcagtaaatgaaaatcgcaatacaaatccatgtatcgtgaaagaatggaatcgggacaaaagcatatcgtcccagccctaatatcTAAGCACCAATATTGGGGCACTTGTGTTTTGTTACATAATTGTCACCATCTTGCACTGTACTGCTCCTTAAAACACAACTGAACTAGAAGCACCTTAAAGTAAGATTGGGAGCActtattttcttgtttaaaaGAAATGGATAATTCACCCTTTTTCTCATGTCTCCTGTTCTTTCTCATCTGCAGGTTCGAGTATTTGTTCAATTTCGACAGCATGTTTGAGATCCACGATGACATTGAGGTGCTGAAACGTATGGGCATGGCCTGTGGTTTGGAGGTGGGAAAGTGTTCTCCAGAGGATCTGAAGGTTGCACGTAGCCTGGTGCCCAAAGCTCTGGAGCCATACGTTATAGGTCAGTTTCACATGCTCATTCTGGAGATATTAGTCAGTTGCTGGTAAGCTTCTGTTGATGCAAACCATTTTCTGCTTCAGTATTGGGTATCGGTCCGATGCCGTGTGCACGTACTCCTATTTGTAATCATAAAATTCCTCCGATACTACCACACCGATACCACCTCATAGCAATGTGACATCAATTCTTCGTAGAGCAGGTATAGGCGGCGGAAGAGGAGCAATGCCAGCCATTTGGAGATTTTTTAGCTGTGCCTATCCTTGTATATGGATAACCACTTTGATCGTGTCCATGTCACAGTAGGCACAGCGGTACGGCAGGTAGCCCAAGTGCATGGAAATATGACCGGAGTAAATGCTTTGAAAAGATATTGTTTAACCTCCAAAGGAAATCCGGACACTCAACCAGTCTGGTCATTTCTTTtgataaaaataatttataaaaatTTTTATGAAATTGGGGGGgtgtcaggaaaaaaaaacttttctgcAGTGGATGAATGTCGGTGGAGAtgattactattttttttatatatatatacacacacacagtttctgtAGACACCTACTGTAGCGGGAAGTACCACAGAGGCGATTTTGAGTACTTTGTCAGCTGTTTATATGTCTGCGGCCGTGCAAGATGCAATCATaaaactttacaggtgtgtagttgagataCAAATGAAAGCcaagtttgaaaatgtgtgtgggGGTCCGAACAAGGGCGCTGAAAGTATAGGGGGTAGGGAAGGGGCCCCCACTTTACGCCCCTGGCCCCTACGCCCGTGATCCCAAGAGCAAGATTGTCTCTAGTTCATACAATGTTAGCATTGTTAGTGTTGACTTGTCATATTTCTTTATGTTGatgtagtttctttttttttccagagatGGCAAAGGGTCCCATCAGTAACGTCTACATCACTGGAGGTTCCTCAGCAAATGGAGCCCGTTACCCTGCAAGCAGGTGCAAATTCTTACTTGTAAATAAACCTAAATATTAGACAGATTGCAGGTGTTATGCTCATCCCCGTGCTCTTTCACCTTTTCCACCATTAACTTGTAACAAATGATAAAAtccactcctcctctccttgtAGTGATGGCTGCACTGACGGCACCATGGCCTCCAGCTCGAATGACTCTCACTACAGCGGGTCTCGTGTGGAGACTCCAGTGTCTTATATGGGGGATGATGATGACGAGGATGAGTATGATGAGAACGATGATGAAGACTAACCTGTCTACACCTCGCCACTCCAACAAGCACAGTCCTTCAAACCACCTTCACCGTGGGAATTTAGTCCCCTTTTGTGTGTGCTTCTTCAACCTCTTCCCCTGTTTCCCATGCCTGTATTTGTGTCTGGCTTTCTCAGGGGTGTAGATGAATATTGAAAGAACTTGGGTGTACGTTGCACCGATCTTTTTCTGCTCCTGAATCACATGCACCTGCACCACAGCTCTGGGGAAGGTGTCGTCAAGGGAACTGAAGTCTGTGGACTGGCCGCCACGCTGAAGTCTTTGTATGTTTAATCCACTTCTCAATAAGCCatcccacaaaaaaaaagaaaaaaaaaaaagaaaacctctgTAAAACCTACTGCTGTTGGAGAATGTATAATGTACTTGTTTGAATAGTTATTCCTATTTTTTTGCAGTTACATTTGGCAGACATGATGATGATATGTTCCAAGATGGCCAAAGTGTCTGCTTTAACATGCTGTGTTAGTGCAACACCATGAGTTGTGAATGGCCTGATACAGTTGCCATGGCATCCCAGGATGGGGCTCCATCAGATGTGTtgatacttttttgttttgtgttctggGCAATAATTTGAAATAGTTTCTTATCCTCCGTTGTGTTGGGCTGGCTTCCTTATGTTCTGTAGGCAGCTGCTTTCCTGATCTTGTTTGCTAGTTTTTTGTATTCTGGAGTTAAGGAATTCTCCATCATCGCCCTGTCAAAGCCTTGGTAGTGTTTACAAAATAATGGCACCAGCAAGGTAAAGACTTTTTATAACCCGGGCTCCTGATGGGTAAACAAGCTTTGTTTGTGTATTACGTATATGAATCTCTGACGATTGTAGCTTATAGTATCCTTTAGAGGCCAGTGGTAAAGATAGACCTTGAAAAATTATTGATGTAAAACGATGTGTGGTTGCATAGGTCTTTATGTACTCCCTTCAAAGATCTCCTTTTAAAACTTAGCAACACATGTACTGACTCTTCCAAAAACCTTTTCTGTAATCTAATATAAGTTTGCAAATTAAATATAGATTGTTTTAATAATTTTGTATCTATAATGTATGTGGGTTTCATGCAGAAACGAGAAGAGGTGTTTGTCAGGGTGCGTTGGATAATTCTAATTTGTTTCAAATTAGGCAAAAATCATTCAGCACTGAACACAAGATGTTCTTTATTTTTGCATGTCAAGCGcctaggcttttttttttaaaaaaagagagaaatatatGTCATAACAGATGTATTCCTCGAACATTTAATCTGCCAAAT
It contains:
- the tfdp1a gene encoding transcription factor Dp-1a, translated to MAKDAGLIETNGELKVFIDQNLSPSKGVLSLVTVQPTAAPVAKQLLPKTLGPSNVNIAAHMQHVPHMVIGTPQRPTVSNTILVNSPHTPSSQFLTQSQPSDASPWSSGKRGKKGEKNGKGLRHFSMKVCEKVQKKGVTTYNEVADELVAEFSSAESHMSPNDAHVYDQKNIRRRVYDALNVLMAMNIISKEKKEIKWIGLPTNSAQECQNLEVERQRRLERIKQKQSQLQELILQQIAFKNLVQRNRQTEQQANRPPPPNSIIHLPFIIVNTSKKTVIDCSISNDKFEYLFNFDSMFEIHDDIEVLKRMGMACGLEVGKCSPEDLKVARSLVPKALEPYVIEMAKGPISNVYITGGSSANGARYPASSDGCTDGTMASSSNDSHYSGSRVETPVSYMGDDDDEDEYDENDDED